A genome region from Hippopotamus amphibius kiboko isolate mHipAmp2 chromosome 1, mHipAmp2.hap2, whole genome shotgun sequence includes the following:
- the PIK3CD gene encoding phosphatidylinositol 4,5-bisphosphate 3-kinase catalytic subunit delta isoform isoform X1 has protein sequence MPPGVDCPMEFWTKEENQNVAVDFLLPTGVYLNFPVSRNANLSSIKKVLWHRAQYEPLFHMLSDPEAYVFTCVNQTAEQQELEDEQRRLCDIQPFLPVLRLVAREGDRVKKLINSQISLLIGKGLHEFDSLQDPEVNDFRAKMRQFCEEAAARRQQLGWEAWLQYSFPLQLEPSARSWGPGTLRIPNRALLVNVKFEGSEESFTFQVSTKDVPLALMACALRKKATVFRQPLVEQPEDYTLQVNGKHEYLYGSYPLCQFQYICSCLHSGLTPHLTMVHSSSILAMRDEQSNPAPQVQKPRTKPPPIPLKKPSSLSLWSLEQPFFIELIQGSKVNADERMKLVVQAGLFHGNETLCKTVSSSEVSVCSEPVWKQRLEFDIHVCDLPRMARLCFALYAVIEKAKKARSTKKKSKKADCPIAWANLMLFDYKDQLKTGERCLYMWPSVPDEKGELLNPCGTVRSNPNTESAAALVIFLPEVALHPVYYPSLDKAGPDSGAPLTTGSLLQILELGRHGEHGRFTEEEQLQLREILERRGSGELYEHEKDLVWKMRHEIQEHFPEALARLLLVTKWNKHEDVAQVGGGGGAGGGGRAWSQTAACAPALTTGTPQMLYLLCSWPELPVLSALELLDYSFPDRHVGSFAIKSLRKLTDDELFQYLLQLVQVLKYESYLDCELTKFLLDRALANRKIGHFLFWHLRSEMHVPSVALRFGLIMEAYCRGSTHHMKVLMKQGEALSKLKALNDVVKVSSQKTTKPQTKELMHLCMRQETYLEALSHLQSPLDPSTLLAEVCVEQCTFMDSKMKPLWVMYNNEEAGSDGTVGIIFKNGDDLRQDMLTLQMLQLMDVLWKQEGLDLRMTPYGCLSTGDRTGLIEVVLHSDTIANIQLNKSNMAATAAFNKDALLNWLKSKNPGEALDRAIEEFTLSCAGYCVATYVLGIGDRHSDNIMIRENGQLFHIDFGHFLGNFKTKFGINRERVPFILTYDFVHVIQQGKTNNSEKFERFRGYCERAYTILRRHGLLFLHLFALMRAAGLPELSCSKDIQYLKDSLALGKTEEEALKHFRVKFNEALRESWKTKVNWLAHNVSKDNRQ, from the exons ATGCCCCCTGGGGTTGACTGCCCCATGGAATTCTGGACCAAGGAGGAGAATCAGAACGTGGCTGTTGATTTCTTGCTGCCCACGGGGGTCTATCTGAACTTCCCTGTGTCCCGAAATGCCAACCTCAGCAGCATCAAGAAG GTGTTGTGGCACCGCGCCCAGTATGAGCCACTCTTCCACATGCTCAGTGACCCCGAGGCCTACGTGTTCACCTGCGTCAACCAGACCGCGGAGCAGCAGGAGCTGGAGGACGAGCAGCGGCGGCTGTGCGACATCCAGCCCTTCCTGCCTGTGCTGCGCCTGGTGGCCCGCGAGGGGGACCGGGTGAAGAAGCTCATCAACTCGCAGATCAGCCTGCTCATCGGCAAAG GCCTCCACGAGTTTGACTCCTTGCAAGACCCGGAGGTGAATGACTTCCGAGCTAAGATGCGCCAGTTCTGCGAGGAGGCGGCCGCGCGCAGGCAGCAGCTGGGCTGGGAGGCCTGGCTGCAGTACAGCTTCCCCCTGCAGCTGGAGCCCTCGGCGCGGAGCTGGGGGCCCGGCACCCTGCGCATCCCCAACCGGGCCCTCCTGGTCAACGTCAAGTTCGAGGGCAGCGAG GAGAGCTTCACCTTCCAGGTGTCCACCAAGGATGTGCCCCTGGCACTGATGGCCTGCGCGCTCCGGAAGAAGGCCACGGTGTTCCGGCAGCCGCTGGTAGAGCAGCCCGAGGACTACACGCTGCAGGTGAACGGCAAGCACGAGTACCTGTACGGCAGCTACCCCCTCTGCCAGTTCCAG TACATCTGCAGCTGCCTGCACAGCGGGCTGACCCCCCACCTGACCATGGTGCACTCCTCCTCCATCCTCGCCATGCGGGACGAGCAGAGCAACCCTGCCCCCCAAGTCCAAAAGCCACGCACCAAACCGCCCCCCATCCCCCTGAAGAAG CCCTCCTCTTTGTCCCTGTGGTCCCTGGAGCAGCCTTTCTTCATCGAGCTGATCCAGGGCAGCAAAGTGAATGCTGACGAGCGGATGAAG CTGGTGGTGCAGGCCGGGCTCTTCCATGGCAACGAGACGCTGTGCAAGACGGTGTCCAGCTCGGAGGTGAGCGTGTGCTCGGAGCCCGTGTGGAAGCAGCGGCTGGAGTTCGACATCCATGTCTGCGACCTCCCGCGCATGGCCCGCCTCTGCTTCGCGCTCTACGCTGTGATCGAGAAGGCCAAGAAGGCTCGCTCCACCAAGAAGAAGTCCAAGAAGGCG GACTGCCCCATCGCTTGGGCCAACCTCATGCTATTTGACTACAAGGACCAGCTCAAGACCGGCGAGCGCTGCCTCTACATGTGGCCCTCCGTCCCAG ATGAGAAAGGGGAGCTACTGAACCCCTGTGGGACCGTGCGGAGTAACCCCAACACGGAGAGCGCAGCCGCCCTGGTCATCTTCCTCCCTGAGGTGGCCCTCCACCCTGTATACTACCCATCCCTGGACAAG GCTGGTCCAGACTCCGGGGCGCCGCTGACAACAGGGTCGCTCTTGCAGATCCTGGAGCTGGGGCGGCACGGGGAGCACGGGCGCTTCACAGAGGAAGAG CAGCTGCAGCTGCGGGAGATCCTGGAGCGGCGGGGGTCCGGGGAGCTCTACGAGCATGAGAAGGACCTGGTGTGGAAGATGCGGCACGAGATCCAGGAGCACTTCCCCGAGGCGCTGGCCCGGCTGCTGCTGGTCACCAAGTGGAACAAGCACGAGGACGTGGcccaggtgggaggtgggggcggggccgggggagggggtaGAGCCTGGAGCCAGACCGCAGCCTGCGCCCCCGCCCTGACCACCGGCACCCCCCAGATGCTCTACCTGCTGTGCTCCTGGCCCGAGCTGCCTGTCCTAAGCGCCCTGGAGCTGCTGGACTACAGCTTCCCCGACCGCCACGTGGGCTCCTTCGCCATCAAGTCCCTGCGGAAACTGAC GGACGACGAGCTTTTCCAGTACCTGCTGCAGCTGGTGCAGGTGCTCAAGTACGAGTCCTACCTCGACTGCGAGCTGACCAAATTCCTGCTGGACCGGGCCCTGGCCAATCGCAAGATCGGCCACTTCCTCTTCTGGCACCTCCG ctccGAGATGCACGTGCCGTCGGTGGCCCTGCGCTTCGGCCTCATCATGGAGGCCTACTGCCGGGGCAGCACCCACCACATGAAGGTGCTGATGAAGCAG GGGGAGGCGCTGAGCAAGCTGAAGGCCCTGAACGACGTGGTCAAAGTGAGCTCCCAGAAGACCACCAAGCCCCAGACCAAGGAGCTGATGCACCTGTGCATGCGCCAGGAGACCTACCTGGAGGCCCTCTCGCACCTGCAGTCCCCGCTCGACCCCAGCACCCTGCTGGCTGAAGTCTG CGTGGAGCAGTGCACCTTCATGGACTCCAAGATGAAGCCCCTGTGGGTCATGTACAACAACGAGGAGGCAGGCAGCGACGGCACCGTGGGCATCATCTTTAAGAACGGGGACG ACCTCCGCCAGGACATGCTGACCCTACAGATGCTCCAGCTCATGGACGTGCTCTGGAAGCAGGAGGGCTTGGACCTGAG GATGACCCCCTACGGCTGCCTCTCCACCGGGGACCGCACAGGCCTCATCGAGGTGGTGCTTCACTCGGACACCATCGCCAACATCCAGCTGAACAAGAGCAACATGGCGGCCACGGCTGCCTTCAACAAGGATGCTCTGCTCAACTGGCTCAAGTCCAAGAACCCTGG ggaagccctggatcgAGCCATCGAGGAGTTCACGCTCTCCTGCGCTGGCTACTGTGTGGCCACGTATGTGCTGGGCATTGGCGATCGGCACAGCGACAACATCATGATTCGGGAGAACGGGCAG CTGTTCCACATTGATTTCGGCCACTTCCTGGGGAATTTCAAGACCAAGTTTGGAATCAACCGTGAGCGAGTCCCGTTCATCCTCACCTATGACTTTGTCCACGTGATCCAGCAGGGGAAGACGAATAACAGTGAGAAGTTTGAAAG GTTCCGGGGCTACTGTGAAAGGGCCTACACCATCCTGCGGCGTCACGGGCTGCTCTTCCTCCACCTCTTTGCCCTGATGCGGGCGGCAGGTCTGCCTGAGCTCAGCTGCTCCAAAGACATCCAGTATCTCAAG GATTCTCTGGCGTTGGGGAAGACGGAGGAGGAGGCTCTAAAACACTTCCGGGTGAAGTTTAATGAAGCCCTGCGGGAGAGCTGGAAAACCAAAGTGAACTGGCTGGCCCACAACGTGTCCAAAGATAACAGGCAATAG
- the PIK3CD gene encoding phosphatidylinositol 4,5-bisphosphate 3-kinase catalytic subunit delta isoform isoform X2, producing MPPGVDCPMEFWTKEENQNVAVDFLLPTGVYLNFPVSRNANLSSIKKVLWHRAQYEPLFHMLSDPEAYVFTCVNQTAEQQELEDEQRRLCDIQPFLPVLRLVAREGDRVKKLINSQISLLIGKGLHEFDSLQDPEVNDFRAKMRQFCEEAAARRQQLGWEAWLQYSFPLQLEPSARSWGPGTLRIPNRALLVNVKFEGSEESFTFQVSTKDVPLALMACALRKKATVFRQPLVEQPEDYTLQVNGKHEYLYGSYPLCQFQYICSCLHSGLTPHLTMVHSSSILAMRDEQSNPAPQVQKPRTKPPPIPLKKPSSLSLWSLEQPFFIELIQGSKVNADERMKLVVQAGLFHGNETLCKTVSSSEVSVCSEPVWKQRLEFDIHVCDLPRMARLCFALYAVIEKAKKARSTKKKSKKADCPIAWANLMLFDYKDQLKTGERCLYMWPSVPDEKGELLNPCGTVRSNPNTESAAALVIFLPEVALHPVYYPSLDKILELGRHGEHGRFTEEEQLQLREILERRGSGELYEHEKDLVWKMRHEIQEHFPEALARLLLVTKWNKHEDVAQVGGGGGAGGGGRAWSQTAACAPALTTGTPQMLYLLCSWPELPVLSALELLDYSFPDRHVGSFAIKSLRKLTDDELFQYLLQLVQVLKYESYLDCELTKFLLDRALANRKIGHFLFWHLRSEMHVPSVALRFGLIMEAYCRGSTHHMKVLMKQGEALSKLKALNDVVKVSSQKTTKPQTKELMHLCMRQETYLEALSHLQSPLDPSTLLAEVCVEQCTFMDSKMKPLWVMYNNEEAGSDGTVGIIFKNGDDLRQDMLTLQMLQLMDVLWKQEGLDLRMTPYGCLSTGDRTGLIEVVLHSDTIANIQLNKSNMAATAAFNKDALLNWLKSKNPGEALDRAIEEFTLSCAGYCVATYVLGIGDRHSDNIMIRENGQLFHIDFGHFLGNFKTKFGINRERVPFILTYDFVHVIQQGKTNNSEKFERFRGYCERAYTILRRHGLLFLHLFALMRAAGLPELSCSKDIQYLKDSLALGKTEEEALKHFRVKFNEALRESWKTKVNWLAHNVSKDNRQ from the exons ATGCCCCCTGGGGTTGACTGCCCCATGGAATTCTGGACCAAGGAGGAGAATCAGAACGTGGCTGTTGATTTCTTGCTGCCCACGGGGGTCTATCTGAACTTCCCTGTGTCCCGAAATGCCAACCTCAGCAGCATCAAGAAG GTGTTGTGGCACCGCGCCCAGTATGAGCCACTCTTCCACATGCTCAGTGACCCCGAGGCCTACGTGTTCACCTGCGTCAACCAGACCGCGGAGCAGCAGGAGCTGGAGGACGAGCAGCGGCGGCTGTGCGACATCCAGCCCTTCCTGCCTGTGCTGCGCCTGGTGGCCCGCGAGGGGGACCGGGTGAAGAAGCTCATCAACTCGCAGATCAGCCTGCTCATCGGCAAAG GCCTCCACGAGTTTGACTCCTTGCAAGACCCGGAGGTGAATGACTTCCGAGCTAAGATGCGCCAGTTCTGCGAGGAGGCGGCCGCGCGCAGGCAGCAGCTGGGCTGGGAGGCCTGGCTGCAGTACAGCTTCCCCCTGCAGCTGGAGCCCTCGGCGCGGAGCTGGGGGCCCGGCACCCTGCGCATCCCCAACCGGGCCCTCCTGGTCAACGTCAAGTTCGAGGGCAGCGAG GAGAGCTTCACCTTCCAGGTGTCCACCAAGGATGTGCCCCTGGCACTGATGGCCTGCGCGCTCCGGAAGAAGGCCACGGTGTTCCGGCAGCCGCTGGTAGAGCAGCCCGAGGACTACACGCTGCAGGTGAACGGCAAGCACGAGTACCTGTACGGCAGCTACCCCCTCTGCCAGTTCCAG TACATCTGCAGCTGCCTGCACAGCGGGCTGACCCCCCACCTGACCATGGTGCACTCCTCCTCCATCCTCGCCATGCGGGACGAGCAGAGCAACCCTGCCCCCCAAGTCCAAAAGCCACGCACCAAACCGCCCCCCATCCCCCTGAAGAAG CCCTCCTCTTTGTCCCTGTGGTCCCTGGAGCAGCCTTTCTTCATCGAGCTGATCCAGGGCAGCAAAGTGAATGCTGACGAGCGGATGAAG CTGGTGGTGCAGGCCGGGCTCTTCCATGGCAACGAGACGCTGTGCAAGACGGTGTCCAGCTCGGAGGTGAGCGTGTGCTCGGAGCCCGTGTGGAAGCAGCGGCTGGAGTTCGACATCCATGTCTGCGACCTCCCGCGCATGGCCCGCCTCTGCTTCGCGCTCTACGCTGTGATCGAGAAGGCCAAGAAGGCTCGCTCCACCAAGAAGAAGTCCAAGAAGGCG GACTGCCCCATCGCTTGGGCCAACCTCATGCTATTTGACTACAAGGACCAGCTCAAGACCGGCGAGCGCTGCCTCTACATGTGGCCCTCCGTCCCAG ATGAGAAAGGGGAGCTACTGAACCCCTGTGGGACCGTGCGGAGTAACCCCAACACGGAGAGCGCAGCCGCCCTGGTCATCTTCCTCCCTGAGGTGGCCCTCCACCCTGTATACTACCCATCCCTGGACAAG ATCCTGGAGCTGGGGCGGCACGGGGAGCACGGGCGCTTCACAGAGGAAGAG CAGCTGCAGCTGCGGGAGATCCTGGAGCGGCGGGGGTCCGGGGAGCTCTACGAGCATGAGAAGGACCTGGTGTGGAAGATGCGGCACGAGATCCAGGAGCACTTCCCCGAGGCGCTGGCCCGGCTGCTGCTGGTCACCAAGTGGAACAAGCACGAGGACGTGGcccaggtgggaggtgggggcggggccgggggagggggtaGAGCCTGGAGCCAGACCGCAGCCTGCGCCCCCGCCCTGACCACCGGCACCCCCCAGATGCTCTACCTGCTGTGCTCCTGGCCCGAGCTGCCTGTCCTAAGCGCCCTGGAGCTGCTGGACTACAGCTTCCCCGACCGCCACGTGGGCTCCTTCGCCATCAAGTCCCTGCGGAAACTGAC GGACGACGAGCTTTTCCAGTACCTGCTGCAGCTGGTGCAGGTGCTCAAGTACGAGTCCTACCTCGACTGCGAGCTGACCAAATTCCTGCTGGACCGGGCCCTGGCCAATCGCAAGATCGGCCACTTCCTCTTCTGGCACCTCCG ctccGAGATGCACGTGCCGTCGGTGGCCCTGCGCTTCGGCCTCATCATGGAGGCCTACTGCCGGGGCAGCACCCACCACATGAAGGTGCTGATGAAGCAG GGGGAGGCGCTGAGCAAGCTGAAGGCCCTGAACGACGTGGTCAAAGTGAGCTCCCAGAAGACCACCAAGCCCCAGACCAAGGAGCTGATGCACCTGTGCATGCGCCAGGAGACCTACCTGGAGGCCCTCTCGCACCTGCAGTCCCCGCTCGACCCCAGCACCCTGCTGGCTGAAGTCTG CGTGGAGCAGTGCACCTTCATGGACTCCAAGATGAAGCCCCTGTGGGTCATGTACAACAACGAGGAGGCAGGCAGCGACGGCACCGTGGGCATCATCTTTAAGAACGGGGACG ACCTCCGCCAGGACATGCTGACCCTACAGATGCTCCAGCTCATGGACGTGCTCTGGAAGCAGGAGGGCTTGGACCTGAG GATGACCCCCTACGGCTGCCTCTCCACCGGGGACCGCACAGGCCTCATCGAGGTGGTGCTTCACTCGGACACCATCGCCAACATCCAGCTGAACAAGAGCAACATGGCGGCCACGGCTGCCTTCAACAAGGATGCTCTGCTCAACTGGCTCAAGTCCAAGAACCCTGG ggaagccctggatcgAGCCATCGAGGAGTTCACGCTCTCCTGCGCTGGCTACTGTGTGGCCACGTATGTGCTGGGCATTGGCGATCGGCACAGCGACAACATCATGATTCGGGAGAACGGGCAG CTGTTCCACATTGATTTCGGCCACTTCCTGGGGAATTTCAAGACCAAGTTTGGAATCAACCGTGAGCGAGTCCCGTTCATCCTCACCTATGACTTTGTCCACGTGATCCAGCAGGGGAAGACGAATAACAGTGAGAAGTTTGAAAG GTTCCGGGGCTACTGTGAAAGGGCCTACACCATCCTGCGGCGTCACGGGCTGCTCTTCCTCCACCTCTTTGCCCTGATGCGGGCGGCAGGTCTGCCTGAGCTCAGCTGCTCCAAAGACATCCAGTATCTCAAG GATTCTCTGGCGTTGGGGAAGACGGAGGAGGAGGCTCTAAAACACTTCCGGGTGAAGTTTAATGAAGCCCTGCGGGAGAGCTGGAAAACCAAAGTGAACTGGCTGGCCCACAACGTGTCCAAAGATAACAGGCAATAG
- the PIK3CD gene encoding phosphatidylinositol 4,5-bisphosphate 3-kinase catalytic subunit delta isoform isoform X3: MPPGVDCPMEFWTKEENQNVAVDFLLPTGVYLNFPVSRNANLSSIKKVLWHRAQYEPLFHMLSDPEAYVFTCVNQTAEQQELEDEQRRLCDIQPFLPVLRLVAREGDRVKKLINSQISLLIGKGLHEFDSLQDPEVNDFRAKMRQFCEEAAARRQQLGWEAWLQYSFPLQLEPSARSWGPGTLRIPNRALLVNVKFEGSEESFTFQVSTKDVPLALMACALRKKATVFRQPLVEQPEDYTLQVNGKHEYLYGSYPLCQFQYICSCLHSGLTPHLTMVHSSSILAMRDEQSNPAPQVQKPRTKPPPIPLKKPSSLSLWSLEQPFFIELIQGSKVNADERMKLVVQAGLFHGNETLCKTVSSSEVSVCSEPVWKQRLEFDIHVCDLPRMARLCFALYAVIEKAKKARSTKKKSKKADCPIAWANLMLFDYKDQLKTGERCLYMWPSVPDEKGELLNPCGTVRSNPNTESAAALVIFLPEVALHPVYYPSLDKILELGRHGEHGRFTEEEQLQLREILERRGSGELYEHEKDLVWKMRHEIQEHFPEALARLLLVTKWNKHEDVAQMLYLLCSWPELPVLSALELLDYSFPDRHVGSFAIKSLRKLTDDELFQYLLQLVQVLKYESYLDCELTKFLLDRALANRKIGHFLFWHLRSEMHVPSVALRFGLIMEAYCRGSTHHMKVLMKQGEALSKLKALNDVVKVSSQKTTKPQTKELMHLCMRQETYLEALSHLQSPLDPSTLLAEVCVEQCTFMDSKMKPLWVMYNNEEAGSDGTVGIIFKNGDDLRQDMLTLQMLQLMDVLWKQEGLDLRMTPYGCLSTGDRTGLIEVVLHSDTIANIQLNKSNMAATAAFNKDALLNWLKSKNPGEALDRAIEEFTLSCAGYCVATYVLGIGDRHSDNIMIRENGQLFHIDFGHFLGNFKTKFGINRERVPFILTYDFVHVIQQGKTNNSEKFERFRGYCERAYTILRRHGLLFLHLFALMRAAGLPELSCSKDIQYLKDSLALGKTEEEALKHFRVKFNEALRESWKTKVNWLAHNVSKDNRQ, translated from the exons ATGCCCCCTGGGGTTGACTGCCCCATGGAATTCTGGACCAAGGAGGAGAATCAGAACGTGGCTGTTGATTTCTTGCTGCCCACGGGGGTCTATCTGAACTTCCCTGTGTCCCGAAATGCCAACCTCAGCAGCATCAAGAAG GTGTTGTGGCACCGCGCCCAGTATGAGCCACTCTTCCACATGCTCAGTGACCCCGAGGCCTACGTGTTCACCTGCGTCAACCAGACCGCGGAGCAGCAGGAGCTGGAGGACGAGCAGCGGCGGCTGTGCGACATCCAGCCCTTCCTGCCTGTGCTGCGCCTGGTGGCCCGCGAGGGGGACCGGGTGAAGAAGCTCATCAACTCGCAGATCAGCCTGCTCATCGGCAAAG GCCTCCACGAGTTTGACTCCTTGCAAGACCCGGAGGTGAATGACTTCCGAGCTAAGATGCGCCAGTTCTGCGAGGAGGCGGCCGCGCGCAGGCAGCAGCTGGGCTGGGAGGCCTGGCTGCAGTACAGCTTCCCCCTGCAGCTGGAGCCCTCGGCGCGGAGCTGGGGGCCCGGCACCCTGCGCATCCCCAACCGGGCCCTCCTGGTCAACGTCAAGTTCGAGGGCAGCGAG GAGAGCTTCACCTTCCAGGTGTCCACCAAGGATGTGCCCCTGGCACTGATGGCCTGCGCGCTCCGGAAGAAGGCCACGGTGTTCCGGCAGCCGCTGGTAGAGCAGCCCGAGGACTACACGCTGCAGGTGAACGGCAAGCACGAGTACCTGTACGGCAGCTACCCCCTCTGCCAGTTCCAG TACATCTGCAGCTGCCTGCACAGCGGGCTGACCCCCCACCTGACCATGGTGCACTCCTCCTCCATCCTCGCCATGCGGGACGAGCAGAGCAACCCTGCCCCCCAAGTCCAAAAGCCACGCACCAAACCGCCCCCCATCCCCCTGAAGAAG CCCTCCTCTTTGTCCCTGTGGTCCCTGGAGCAGCCTTTCTTCATCGAGCTGATCCAGGGCAGCAAAGTGAATGCTGACGAGCGGATGAAG CTGGTGGTGCAGGCCGGGCTCTTCCATGGCAACGAGACGCTGTGCAAGACGGTGTCCAGCTCGGAGGTGAGCGTGTGCTCGGAGCCCGTGTGGAAGCAGCGGCTGGAGTTCGACATCCATGTCTGCGACCTCCCGCGCATGGCCCGCCTCTGCTTCGCGCTCTACGCTGTGATCGAGAAGGCCAAGAAGGCTCGCTCCACCAAGAAGAAGTCCAAGAAGGCG GACTGCCCCATCGCTTGGGCCAACCTCATGCTATTTGACTACAAGGACCAGCTCAAGACCGGCGAGCGCTGCCTCTACATGTGGCCCTCCGTCCCAG ATGAGAAAGGGGAGCTACTGAACCCCTGTGGGACCGTGCGGAGTAACCCCAACACGGAGAGCGCAGCCGCCCTGGTCATCTTCCTCCCTGAGGTGGCCCTCCACCCTGTATACTACCCATCCCTGGACAAG ATCCTGGAGCTGGGGCGGCACGGGGAGCACGGGCGCTTCACAGAGGAAGAG CAGCTGCAGCTGCGGGAGATCCTGGAGCGGCGGGGGTCCGGGGAGCTCTACGAGCATGAGAAGGACCTGGTGTGGAAGATGCGGCACGAGATCCAGGAGCACTTCCCCGAGGCGCTGGCCCGGCTGCTGCTGGTCACCAAGTGGAACAAGCACGAGGACGTGGcccag ATGCTCTACCTGCTGTGCTCCTGGCCCGAGCTGCCTGTCCTAAGCGCCCTGGAGCTGCTGGACTACAGCTTCCCCGACCGCCACGTGGGCTCCTTCGCCATCAAGTCCCTGCGGAAACTGAC GGACGACGAGCTTTTCCAGTACCTGCTGCAGCTGGTGCAGGTGCTCAAGTACGAGTCCTACCTCGACTGCGAGCTGACCAAATTCCTGCTGGACCGGGCCCTGGCCAATCGCAAGATCGGCCACTTCCTCTTCTGGCACCTCCG ctccGAGATGCACGTGCCGTCGGTGGCCCTGCGCTTCGGCCTCATCATGGAGGCCTACTGCCGGGGCAGCACCCACCACATGAAGGTGCTGATGAAGCAG GGGGAGGCGCTGAGCAAGCTGAAGGCCCTGAACGACGTGGTCAAAGTGAGCTCCCAGAAGACCACCAAGCCCCAGACCAAGGAGCTGATGCACCTGTGCATGCGCCAGGAGACCTACCTGGAGGCCCTCTCGCACCTGCAGTCCCCGCTCGACCCCAGCACCCTGCTGGCTGAAGTCTG CGTGGAGCAGTGCACCTTCATGGACTCCAAGATGAAGCCCCTGTGGGTCATGTACAACAACGAGGAGGCAGGCAGCGACGGCACCGTGGGCATCATCTTTAAGAACGGGGACG ACCTCCGCCAGGACATGCTGACCCTACAGATGCTCCAGCTCATGGACGTGCTCTGGAAGCAGGAGGGCTTGGACCTGAG GATGACCCCCTACGGCTGCCTCTCCACCGGGGACCGCACAGGCCTCATCGAGGTGGTGCTTCACTCGGACACCATCGCCAACATCCAGCTGAACAAGAGCAACATGGCGGCCACGGCTGCCTTCAACAAGGATGCTCTGCTCAACTGGCTCAAGTCCAAGAACCCTGG ggaagccctggatcgAGCCATCGAGGAGTTCACGCTCTCCTGCGCTGGCTACTGTGTGGCCACGTATGTGCTGGGCATTGGCGATCGGCACAGCGACAACATCATGATTCGGGAGAACGGGCAG CTGTTCCACATTGATTTCGGCCACTTCCTGGGGAATTTCAAGACCAAGTTTGGAATCAACCGTGAGCGAGTCCCGTTCATCCTCACCTATGACTTTGTCCACGTGATCCAGCAGGGGAAGACGAATAACAGTGAGAAGTTTGAAAG GTTCCGGGGCTACTGTGAAAGGGCCTACACCATCCTGCGGCGTCACGGGCTGCTCTTCCTCCACCTCTTTGCCCTGATGCGGGCGGCAGGTCTGCCTGAGCTCAGCTGCTCCAAAGACATCCAGTATCTCAAG GATTCTCTGGCGTTGGGGAAGACGGAGGAGGAGGCTCTAAAACACTTCCGGGTGAAGTTTAATGAAGCCCTGCGGGAGAGCTGGAAAACCAAAGTGAACTGGCTGGCCCACAACGTGTCCAAAGATAACAGGCAATAG